A part of Aegilops tauschii subsp. strangulata cultivar AL8/78 chromosome 2, Aet v6.0, whole genome shotgun sequence genomic DNA contains:
- the LOC120974537 gene encoding carotenoid cleavage dioxygenase 7, chloroplastic-like translates to MPLLAHYKVDPKRNRLLMVACNTEDMLLPRANFTFYEFDAGFRLVQKMEFVLPAHLMIHDWAFTDSHYVVLGNKIRLDIPGSMLAMTRTHPMIAALALDPGRRTTPVYLLPRSTEAVASGRDWTVPVEAPSQMWSLHVGNTFEEDNGRGGLDLHLHMSGCSYDWFHFHKMFGYNWKNKKLEPSFMNAVKTKEMLPLVLT, encoded by the exons ATGCCGCTGCTGGCGCACTACAAGGTCGACCCCAAGCGCAACCGGCTGCTCATGGTGGCCTGCAACACCGAGGACATGCTCCTCCCGCGCGCCAACTTCACTTTCTACG AGTTCGACGCCGGCTTCAGGCTGGTGCAGAAGATGGAGTTCGTGCTGCCAGCGCACCTCATGATCCACGACTGGGCCTTCACCGACTCCCACTACGTCGTCCTCGGCAACAAGATCAGGCTCGACATCCCGGGGTCGATGCTGGCCATGACGCGCACGCACCCCATGATCGCGGCGCTCGCGCTGGACCCGGGCAGGCGGACCACGCCGGTCTACCTGCTGCCGCGCTCCACGGAGGCCGTGGCCAGCGGCCGCGACTGGACCGTGCCCGTCGAGGCGCCGTCGCAGATGTGGTCGCTGCACGTCGGCAACACCTTCGAGGAGGACAACGGCCGGGGCGGCCTCGACCTGCACCTGCACATGTCGGGCTGCTCCTACGATTGGTTCCATTTCCACAAGATGTTTG GTTACAACTGGAAGAACAAGAAGCTGGAGCCTTCCTTCATGAACGCAGTGAAGACCAAGGAAATGCTGCCTCTTGTTCTTACGTGA